Genomic DNA from Hymenobacter jejuensis:
GGCTGAGCATTTCGCGGGAGTTTATCGCGGCACAAGGCGGCAAACTCTGGGTGGAAAGCGCCCCCGGCAGCGGCAGCAACTTTCATTTTACGCTGCCCATTGTATCCTGAAGCAGATAGGCTGCCTTCGCCCTGTGCTTTCTATACAATGTTCAATAGATTCTTGTCTATAGATAATTTATAGCAATTCTGCTATTTTTGCGGCATCACGGGTCACCGCTTGGCAGGCGGTGACCCGTGCAATTGCTAAGATTTAGTTATAAGCGAACAACAGGCTATGTGCTTCTGCGTTAGTAGCTAAGCTGTTTTCTTCATCTGTTTTTCAGGGTTGGCACCATTGTTTCGGTGTGCTGTAGCCTGTTTTTCTGTTCTACGTTGCCCGCTCATCACCTCTTTGCATCCATGCGTACGTATCATTTCGTTGGCTTATTCCTTGGTTTTCAGTGCTTACTAGCGGGCAATGGTGCGCTGGCCCAAGGCTCGGAAACGCCCGCGGCCGGGGTTCCGGCGGCTACAACAACTGCCACGCCCCCGCAGCTTCCGTTGCCGCAAGTCAGTCCGCACGCTGTCCTCACCCAAACCATCGGCCTGACGGAAGTGGGTATTGACTACCACGCGCCGGGCGTGAAAAACCGGCCGGTTTGGGGCCAGCTCGTGCCGTATGAGCAAGTTTGGCGGGCGGGCGCCAACGAAAACACGGTGATCAGCTTTTCCCAACCCATCACGCTCAATGGCAAAGCCGTGCCCGCCGGCCGGTACTCGTTCTACGTCATTCCGCACGCCGATAAGGATTGGGAAATCATTCTCAACCGCGTTACGACGCATTGGGGCAACGAAGGCTACGATGCCAAAGACGACCAGCTGCGGGTAGCGGCCATGCCCGAACCGGCTCCGTTTCACGAAACGCTGCTTTACTGGTTTTCGGAAGTTCAGCCTACCGGCGCGCACCTCAACCTTACCTGGGAAAAACGCACCCTCACGCTGCTCATCGAAACCCAGGTGCACAACCAAGTGCTAGCCGGAATCGAAAAGACGCTGAGCGCCAAACCCGACGACTGGCAGCTTTTGGCGCAAGCCGCTGACTACTTGGTACAGAATAACTTGCAGGCTGAATTGGCCCTGCGCTACATCAACGAGTCGATCAAGCTAAACGATACTTACGCCAACAATTGGATCAAAGCCCGTCTGCTGGCCGCCCAGCAGGACTTCGGCACGGCCGTTGTGTACGCCCGCAAAGCCCTCAAGCTCGGCGACAAAGACGACGCCTCGTTCAAAGCCCAACAGCCTAACATGCGCATTGCCCTTACGGAATGGCAATCAAAAGCGTACTAGGTCTTAATACAAGCAACAAAAAAGGGGGTGCCTGCGCAGGCACCCCCTTTTTTGTTGCTTGGTCCTTGGCTGACGGGTGGGCAACATCTATCTACCATCCGGGAAGTGCTCATCGTGAAGCTCCCAAAATGAAGCTGGTAGGACTCCGTTACGGGACATCAAGGCATTGCTTCGTGGTAAAAACAGGCAGTATTGAGGAGCTGACAGACCAAGCTGGTCCGAAAGGAGCGACTGGCGGAAACCTTTATCACTATTCGGACAATGATTTGCATAAACCTAGCCAGTAGTGTGTAACTTTAGTGGAACTGGCTAGCGACGCCTTTTTAGCGGTAACTGGCCATTAAGCTCCGTTCCTCAAGGGCGGTGAGTGGTGTTTCTCTTTTTGAGAGCTGCTTACTTGTCCACCCACTTACCTGCCCTACTATGCCCGCAGAGCTATCGCATCCTGCCCTATCCTCTACTAATAGTACCTGCCTATATATGCCTGAGCCTACCCAGCCGGCTGGCGTCAGCGGACGACACCCGGCCAGGCGGGTGCGGCCGGCTGCGTGTTGGCTGCTGATGCTGTTGCTCGTGCTGCTGAGTGGCGCGGCCACGACGGCCCGCGCGCAAACGGCCCCTCCGCCCCCGCCAGAATGCGCGGCGGACGAGAAGTTCGCCAACACCTGGTACTTCGGCTTCAAGGCGGGCCTCGACTTCAACCAAGCCACCGATTCCATTCCGCCCACGGTGCTGGACAACAGCGCGATGGATGCCCCCGCCGGCGCCGGCGTGATGTCGGATCGCAACGGTAAGATTCTCTTCTACAGCAACGGCGAAACCGTCTGGAACGCCGACGGCACCGTGATGACCAACGGTACGGGGCTGGCGGGCAGCCGCTTCAATACCGATGGCCCGCTTCCCATCAAGATGCCGGGCATACCTGTGCCGGGCCAACCGACGCGCTACCTGCTCTTCACCCTGAACAGTACCGTAGGCCTTAGTTACTCGGAAATAGACATTCCCGCGGGTGGTGGGCCGGGTACCGTCATAGCCGCTACCAAGAACACCCCCCTGGCCCGCGGCACGGCGGAGAAACTAACGGGTGTATTCCATAAAAACGGCTGCGATATCTGGGTTATCACGCACGGCTGGGGTGATGCCAAGGCCGGCAATGACAACCGGGGCGATGCCTTTCTGGCCTACCGCGTGCGGCAAGCAGCCGGCTATGTAGGTCCGGTCCTCATCGACGTACCCGTCGTCTCGACGGTGGGCAGCCTGCACGCGCCGAGCAAGTCGCCCGTAGGCTACAAGGGGCAGATGAAGATAACGCCCGATGGCCAACGCTTGGCCCTAGCCCGCTACAGCGAGACCCTAAACGACAGCACCAGCACCGTCGAGCTGTTTGGGTTCGATACCGGCACGGGTCAGGTTAGCGTCAACCCGCAGGTTCCGTATATTGTTGACAAGGGCGAGGGCAAATACTACGGAGTCGAGTTTTCGGGCGGTAACTACCTCTACGCCACGGTGTTAAATCCACCCAAGCTGCTGCAATTCGACATTAGCGGCAACGGGCCAGTCACTAGGGTGGAAATTCCGCTCAAGCAGAAAACCACAGTCAACCTGGGCTCGATGCAAGCCGCGCCCGATGGCAAGATTTACGTGGCCCGCGACAACCAGCCGGCGCTGGGCTTCATTGCCTACCCCGACTCGCTGGGGGCCAAAGCGCGCTATGCTGACGACAGCCTGCAACTGGGCGGCCGCCTGAGTGGCTTAGGCCTGGTCAACTTCAATCAAAGCTCGCTGCTGCGCGTGGGCCCTAGCGCGGAGATAACGGGTTGCAGGCAAATCACTTTCAGGGCCCCGCCCATTGAGTTTGACGGAAAAACCTACGCCTGGACCTTTGGTGACGGTGCTACCTCAACACTTGAAAATCCCGTTCACACGTATGCTACGCCCGGCAATTACACCGTGACATTACGCATCACGACTGCGTGCTTCTGTCGTGAAAGCTCGGGCGGTATTCTGGTGCCGGATTTGCCTGCGCCGGGTAGCATTGCTGCCCCTCAGACGCTGTGCGCCGGAACCGCGCCGGCCGCTCTCACCAGCACCGCCAATGGCTCAAGTGACGCCGGTTTGCCACTCGTTTATCAGTGGGAATCGTCAACGGATAATGCCACTTTCACGGCTATAGGAGGAGCCACTGGCGCTACTTACCAACCATCAAGTTCACTACCAGCCGGCACGACCTATTTCCGTCGGCGCGCGCAGTTGCTGCTGCCTAACCAATCAGGTCCTTACTGCGAACCACGCTTTACCGCTTCGGTAGCCATCACGGTTCTGCCGGCCTTGACGGCGGGCAGCATCACGGCCAACCAGACGCTGTGCGCCGGCAGTCCGGCTGCCCCGCTCACCAGCACGGCCCCCGCCACGGGCGGTACGGGCACGGTTGCCTACCAGTGGCAGTCGTCTTCGGACGACGCCACTTGGGCTTCCATCCCGAACGCCACCGCCGACACCTACACACCTGGCCCGCTCGCGGCCACTACCTACTTTCGCCGCCTGGCAATTTCGGGCCCCTGTGCTGCGATATCTAATACATTGACCATCAATGTGTTGCCCGCCTTGGCGGTCGGCAGTATTGCCGCGGACCAAGCCGTCTGCGCCGGTGCTACGCCGGCCCCGCTCACCAGCACAGCGGACGCTACCGGCGGCGCGGGTGCGGTTGCCTACCAGTGGCAATCATCGGCCGACAACGCGACCTGGGCGGCCATAAACGGGGCCACGAATCCGACTTATGCCCCCGGCCAACTCACGGCCACCACGTATTTCCGCCGCCTGGCAAGTTCAGGAGGCTGCTCGCCTGCCGCGTCCAACGTTGTCACCATCACGGTTCTGCCGTCCTTGACGGCGGGCAGCATCGCGGCCGACCAAACGTTGTGCCCTGGCGCTACCCCCGCCCCGCTCACAAGCGCGGCTCCGGCCGGTGGTGGCACGGGTACGTTTGCTTATCAGTGGGAAGCTTCAATCGACAACAATACTTGGACCGCAATACCTGGCGCTACCAGCCCGACACTTGCCCTTGGCCCGCTGACGGCTACCACGTACTTACGCCGACAGGTGACTTCGGGAGGCTGTACTACTGCGCCTTCCAATGTGGTAACCCTGACCGTATTGCCTGCCCTAACGGCCGGCAGCATCACAGCCGACCAGAACATTTGCTCAGGCGCCACACCCTCCCCCTTTACCAGTGTTGCCCCAGCGACGGGCGGCACGGGTACGTATGCGTATCAGTGGGAGGCCTCAGTCGACAACACCACCTGGACCGCCATTCCCGGCGCCACCAACCCGACGTATGCCCCTGGTCCGCTGACGGTTACTACCTTCTTCCGCCGCCAAGCGAGTTCGGGTGGTGGCTGCGCTCCGGCCGTGTCCAATGTTGTCACCATCACTGTAGCGCCGGCCCTGACGGCCGGCAGCATTGCGGCCAACCAGACGCTGTGCTCTGGAGTTAATCCCGCCCCGCTCACGAGCACCGCGGGCGCCACGGGCGGCACAGGAACGTATGCTTACCAGTGGCAATCATCGGCTGATAATGTGAACTGGACGCCCATTGGCGGCGCTACCGGCGACACCTTCGCGCCCGGTCCGCTCGCGGCCACTACTTACTTCCGCCGCTTGGTGACCTCAGGAGCCTGCACCACCGCGTCTTCTAATGTGGTGACTGTGACCGTGTTGCCTGCATTGACGACCGGCACCATCGCTGCGGACCAATCTGTGTGCCCTGGCGGCACACCTGCTCCCCTTACCAGCACTGCGGGCGCCGGAGGCGGCACGGGTAGCTACAGCTACCAGTGGCAATCATCCGCAGATAATACAACCTGGGCAGCTATTAGCGGGGCCACCGGCCCAACATTCACACCCGGTCCGCTGACGGCTACCACGTATTTCCGCCGGCAGGTAACTTCGGGAGGTTGCACCACTGCGCCTTCTAACACAGTGACGGTGACGGTGTTACCGACACTAGTTGCTGGCAGCATCGCCGTCGACCAGGTCATCTGTGCGGGCGCTGCGCCGGCGCCGCTCACCAACAGCGGCGATGCCAGCGGCGGCACGGGCACCTATGCTTACCAATGGGAATCATCAGCCGACAATGTAAACTGGGCGCCCATCGGCGGCGCCACTGCCTCCACTTACGCACCCGGCTCCCTTACAGCCACGACCTACTTCCGGCGCCGGGTGACTTCGGGTACGGGTACCTGCTCCACGGGAGTTTCGAACGTTGTGGCGGTGCAGGTGCAGCCCCTCGTAACGCCTGGCGTGACTCTGGCGCCCCCGCCCGTGCAATGCCCTGGTACGCCCCTGACCTTCACGGCAGTGGCTACAAACGCGGGCGCCGCGCCTACTTTCCGCTGGTTCGTCAACAACGTGGCCGTGGCCAGTGGGCCTACATTTACGAGCAGCACGTTGGTTTCCGGCGACCAGGTACGCGTTGAAGTGACGCCTACAGCGGGGCTGTGCAGCACAGGCCCGGCCGTAGCAACGGTCACCGTCACGCGCACGCCGACACCGCTGCCTACGCTCGCCATTGCCGTGCAGCCGGGCGGCCCCGTTTGCTTGGGCGCGCCGCTTACGTTTAACATCGCCAGCGTGACCGAGGCCGGACCGGCCCCTGAATACCAATGGCAGGTCAATGGCAATGACGTGGCCGGAGCGACGGGCCCGGTCTTCACCAGCACGACGCTGCGCGCGGGACAGACCGTGACGCTGCGCCTG
This window encodes:
- a CDS encoding DUF2911 domain-containing protein yields the protein MRTYHFVGLFLGFQCLLAGNGALAQGSETPAAGVPAATTTATPPQLPLPQVSPHAVLTQTIGLTEVGIDYHAPGVKNRPVWGQLVPYEQVWRAGANENTVISFSQPITLNGKAVPAGRYSFYVIPHADKDWEIILNRVTTHWGNEGYDAKDDQLRVAAMPEPAPFHETLLYWFSEVQPTGAHLNLTWEKRTLTLLIETQVHNQVLAGIEKTLSAKPDDWQLLAQAADYLVQNNLQAELALRYINESIKLNDTYANNWIKARLLAAQQDFGTAVVYARKALKLGDKDDASFKAQQPNMRIALTEWQSKAY
- a CDS encoding Ig-like domain-containing protein; amino-acid sequence: MPEPTQPAGVSGRHPARRVRPAACWLLMLLLVLLSGAATTARAQTAPPPPPECAADEKFANTWYFGFKAGLDFNQATDSIPPTVLDNSAMDAPAGAGVMSDRNGKILFYSNGETVWNADGTVMTNGTGLAGSRFNTDGPLPIKMPGIPVPGQPTRYLLFTLNSTVGLSYSEIDIPAGGGPGTVIAATKNTPLARGTAEKLTGVFHKNGCDIWVITHGWGDAKAGNDNRGDAFLAYRVRQAAGYVGPVLIDVPVVSTVGSLHAPSKSPVGYKGQMKITPDGQRLALARYSETLNDSTSTVELFGFDTGTGQVSVNPQVPYIVDKGEGKYYGVEFSGGNYLYATVLNPPKLLQFDISGNGPVTRVEIPLKQKTTVNLGSMQAAPDGKIYVARDNQPALGFIAYPDSLGAKARYADDSLQLGGRLSGLGLVNFNQSSLLRVGPSAEITGCRQITFRAPPIEFDGKTYAWTFGDGATSTLENPVHTYATPGNYTVTLRITTACFCRESSGGILVPDLPAPGSIAAPQTLCAGTAPAALTSTANGSSDAGLPLVYQWESSTDNATFTAIGGATGATYQPSSSLPAGTTYFRRRAQLLLPNQSGPYCEPRFTASVAITVLPALTAGSITANQTLCAGSPAAPLTSTAPATGGTGTVAYQWQSSSDDATWASIPNATADTYTPGPLAATTYFRRLAISGPCAAISNTLTINVLPALAVGSIAADQAVCAGATPAPLTSTADATGGAGAVAYQWQSSADNATWAAINGATNPTYAPGQLTATTYFRRLASSGGCSPAASNVVTITVLPSLTAGSIAADQTLCPGATPAPLTSAAPAGGGTGTFAYQWEASIDNNTWTAIPGATSPTLALGPLTATTYLRRQVTSGGCTTAPSNVVTLTVLPALTAGSITADQNICSGATPSPFTSVAPATGGTGTYAYQWEASVDNTTWTAIPGATNPTYAPGPLTVTTFFRRQASSGGGCAPAVSNVVTITVAPALTAGSIAANQTLCSGVNPAPLTSTAGATGGTGTYAYQWQSSADNVNWTPIGGATGDTFAPGPLAATTYFRRLVTSGACTTASSNVVTVTVLPALTTGTIAADQSVCPGGTPAPLTSTAGAGGGTGSYSYQWQSSADNTTWAAISGATGPTFTPGPLTATTYFRRQVTSGGCTTAPSNTVTVTVLPTLVAGSIAVDQVICAGAAPAPLTNSGDASGGTGTYAYQWESSADNVNWAPIGGATASTYAPGSLTATTYFRRRVTSGTGTCSTGVSNVVAVQVQPLVTPGVTLAPPPVQCPGTPLTFTAVATNAGAAPTFRWFVNNVAVASGPTFTSSTLVSGDQVRVEVTPTAGLCSTGPAVATVTVTRTPTPLPTLAIAVQPGGPVCLGAPLTFNIASVTEAGPAPEYQWQVNGNDVAGATGPVFTSTTLRAGQTVTLRLRTTNACGQPVTAVSNGIPVRIQPPVDVDAGPDVEILAGTSVRLEGRADGNYSVTWTPAAGLTFPSNEPLRPLASPTVTTTYTLSAGEGGCADADQVTVTVRPPIRIPNAFTPNGDGRDDTWQIEFIEQFPDNTVSVYNRWGNRIFSVNNYSRANEWRGDINGQPAPVGTYYYVVVTKGPLGKSYSGSITILY